The Bacillus spongiae DNA window TGGGCAAGAATGGAAAAGCGATTACATTTCTTACGCCAGGTGAACAAAATTATATGGATGAAATAGAAGAATATGTAGGGTTTACTATACCAAAAATGCTCCCCCCAACTGAACAGGAAGTAGCTAATGCAAAAACTGACTTTGAACGGAAGATTCATTCGAATCCAAAGTTAAAAACGGCAAAACACGAAACATTTAATAATGAAATCATGAAATTATATTTTAATGGTGGAAAGAAAAAGAAGTTGAGAGCCATCGATTTTGTAGGGACGATTGCCAAAATTAAAGGAGTGTCAGTAGCGGATATTGGAATCATTACCATTCAGGAAAATTTAACCTACGTAGATATTCTAAATGGAAAAGGTTCGCTAGTACTACGTGAAATGAAAACGAAGACGATTAAAGGAAAGCAATTAAAAGTTCACCAGGCAAAAAAATAGATTGATCTAAGCGTGCATGCTTGTAGGCGTTTTTTATTAAGAGTGAATAGCTGAATACTATTCACTTTTTTTAAATTGAATGATTAGAACTATTTCTTTAGGAACAAAAACATCCGACAACAAATGACAAAGACGCTTTTTCATTTCTGTTACGATAGGAATGATTGTACAACAGTCAGGCATCAATAAAAAGGTTAAACCGTACATCGTAAGGACTGGTGACGAAAGGGAAAGGTAACAAAAATGTACCGGTAAGTGTCCACCACCTGCATTGTGGCTAGTCTTTAGTTATTATCGTGATTATTATACAAAGAAAGGGAATCTATCCTATTGAACAACATCGAGGAGTGGGTCTGTCATACACGTGCACAAAATGACAGGTTCCAGAAATTGAGTGGTGCTACACTTGATATTGAAGGAGGGATGAGAACCGGTGGAAATGTTGAAAAGGATGAATGATTGTATTCAATATATCGAGGAACATTTAGATCAAACGATTGATTTGGATGAATTAGCACGTTTGTCAACTAGTTCAAAATTTCACTTTCAACGATTATTTCTCTTACTTACAGGTTATACTCTCGCTGAGTATATACGTAAACGGAGGCTAACGTTAGCTGCACAAGCGCTTATGAATTCAGAAGTCAAGGTCATTGATGTGGCACTAACATATGGTTACGAAACACCTGAGTCATTTTCAAAAGCTTTTCGTAAAGCTCATGGTGTGTCACCTTCTCAAGTGAAGGGTCCTGGTACGACATTGAAGGCGTTTCCCCGCATCTCCTTTCAAATATCATTAAAAGGAGAAAGTGAAATGAATTACAAAGTAGTTGAAAAAGAAGCGTTTAAAGTCATTGGGAAAAGTAAACGAATTTCATCCGTAGATGGACGTAATTTAAAGGAAATTCCAATGTTTTGGGATGAGGTTGTGAGTGAAGGTGTTATTGATCGCATATGTAATGTAGCTGGAACTGACGATACGGTTGGTGTATGTATGGAGTTTGACGATCAACATAATGAATTTACGTATGTGATTGGTGCGGAAACAGTCAAGTCCCAGAAGGAATTTGAAGAGAAAGAAATTCCTGCTAGAACTTGGGCAGTGTTTGAATCGGTAGGAGCTATGCCAGATGCCATTCAAGGGGTATGGAAACGAATCTACTCTGAATGGTTTCCTTCAACCGGGTATGAGCATGCGGGAGGACCGGAGCTTGAACTATACCCTCCAGGAAACCCGAATGACCCGAATTATCGTTGTGAAGTATGGATTCCGATTCAAAAAAAATAGTTTGTCTTTAAAGCTGCTGTACTTTTAGTGCTCTTCCTAGAAAGAAGTCGTATGATGGAGCTTGGACGGCAGAATGTGAATTAGTGTTAAAGTAAAAAAGGAAGCATGATTTGCTTCCTTTTTCTAAAAGAATTTTTTAAATAGTTCTTGAATGGATCGAAAAAAACGAGTAATCCAACTTTCCTCCTTAACAGATTCAGCCGCATACACATTTATACGATAATTTTCGTTTGGCTTTTCAATAATATACTCATCTGTACTAGGGTGCTGAAGAGTCATCTCGCCTATTTTTTCTCCTTTTTCGACAGGAGCTTTCAGCTTCCCTTCTTCGGTAAGCTTTTCTTCATCCATAACAAGGTTTAATAGCATTTTATCCTTCTTTGTTAAATTCATTCTAATGTTAAGCGTTTCATCTGAGTAATAGTTGATACTAGTGACTTTCCCACCGGAAACTTGGATTACTCGTTCTTGGGGACTTTGGTAGTCATCCAGTGTAAATTCAATGGCTCCATGCTCGTTAAAGCCGTAATCTAACAGCTGAGTGGTTTGGAGAAAACGATCGATACTACTTGGTTGGTTTTGGTCATCTTTAGCGTTCATAATAACGGTGATATAACGGATGCCATTTTTCAGGGCGGTACCTGTGAAGGTAGGCCCAGCAAATGGTGTGGTACCTGTTTTAAGTCCGTCCATTCCTTCATAAGCATATGGGAACCCTTTAAGCATGATATTTGTATTTTCCATCAAAAACGCTTCCGCTGTTCCTTCTCGAAATGTTTTAGTTGGAAGGCTTGCTGTTTCTAATACTTCAGGGAAATCGCGAATTAAGTGATACGCAAGAGTTGCTGTGTCTTGGGCGGATAACATGTTTTCATCATGTAAGCCAGTACCCTCTGGGTGAAGGCCCATCATA harbors:
- a CDS encoding AraC family transcriptional regulator; the protein is MLKRMNDCIQYIEEHLDQTIDLDELARLSTSSKFHFQRLFLLLTGYTLAEYIRKRRLTLAAQALMNSEVKVIDVALTYGYETPESFSKAFRKAHGVSPSQVKGPGTTLKAFPRISFQISLKGESEMNYKVVEKEAFKVIGKSKRISSVDGRNLKEIPMFWDEVVSEGVIDRICNVAGTDDTVGVCMEFDDQHNEFTYVIGAETVKSQKEFEEKEIPARTWAVFESVGAMPDAIQGVWKRIYSEWFPSTGYEHAGGPELELYPPGNPNDPNYRCEVWIPIQKK
- a CDS encoding serine hydrolase, which codes for MNKKILIFCLFLITPFILPHHTQANESLALNADAAILVEADTGKILYKQNEDQPLGIASMTKMMTEYLVLEAIHTGKISWDDTYTASEKVYTLANTPGLSNVPLQKGEAYSVKELYEAMVIKSANGASIALSEMVGGSEGEFVEMMNEKAETLNLKHYQFVNSTGLSNEDMMGLHPEGTGLHDENMLSAQDTATLAYHLIRDFPEVLETASLPTKTFREGTAEAFLMENTNIMLKGFPYAYEGMDGLKTGTTPFAGPTFTGTALKNGIRYITVIMNAKDDQNQPSSIDRFLQTTQLLDYGFNEHGAIEFTLDDYQSPQERVIQVSGGKVTSINYYSDETLNIRMNLTKKDKMLLNLVMDEEKLTEEGKLKAPVEKGEKIGEMTLQHPSTDEYIIEKPNENYRINVYAAESVKEESWITRFFRSIQELFKKFF